caaTTATAATTACAATATTACAATTATTCGTTACGATAAATACAAATGGTGTTTGTGTCACTGTTCACTTTTTAGCACCATCATCGGTGTCTATGACATGGAATAGAGTGATGTTGAATATGACCTGGTGTCCATTATTCCAGGCGTACAACACTCTCTCCCTGGCATTGTAGTCAAGCATGGAGATATGGAAGTATTGATTGAGAAACGGAATGTCTATGTACTCATATGTTGAAGTCTTTGTAGAGTATGCGTAGTAAACCTTTGCTCCTGACAGGTGAGAGTTGGTAATATAGAGCGTCCCACAGATCATGAATGACTCCCCTGCATTCCTTTTGGAGTATTCTGTGGTCCAAGTGTTCAGGACCTGCAGTGTGTCTGGATCAATCTGGGAAATGACAACATTTCCAGCGTTTTGGTTGGTGGCATATGCAACCCACATTCCCAGTTCATCCGCCATGACGTCGATGTCTGAATACCCTCCCCACGTGTACGGGTACATGTTATGGAAGCCGGCAAACTCCAAAGCTCGCTGGGCCAGCACGGTGCCTGTCTCGAAGCTGTACTTGACGATAATGTTGCTCTGGTACTTGTTGTAATAAAGTGACCCATTGTAAACAATGTGATTGGTTCCCTCCCATTTGAATGGAAGGCTGTAAGTGCGAGCCACCACTCCTGCCGTGAAGTCCTCCATTGTCTTGAACTCTCGGACGAGCTTACTATTGGTATATCCGTCCATGTACCAAACCTATGTCAAAGAGATTGAATGGGTGGATATATTGATAAGAGGGTTGGATTGATGAATGGTAGTGTTGGTAGGGGTGAACATTGATAAATGGGTTGGCGTTGTGTGAATTGGTTCAGGGATTGATGATTGAGGTTGGACAGATGAGTGGATAAATAGTGGATATGTTTGACGGATGGGTGGAGGGTTATTTTGATAAATAGGTTGAATAGGTGGACATCACAGTAATATCCAACACGACATATTACAACAACAATACAGTATTAATGAAACAATAAAGTGTGTCTAGAAATagattgcattttttatttttgtttgctcaATGTGCAAGTTACATAGATATTGGGATGTATTGttgattgttttcttttttcaatctcTGCATCCTGCATGGTATACTATTGATATATGGTATTGCTTGATGTATGTGAGCTCTACCCTTTACATGTCTTTTTATGCAGTCATAAAAGTATAACAAATGTCAAATTGACCAAATAAACACATGGTGTTAAACTATAATTCCAAAGAAAGAACATTTAACTCACTCTGTTGTATCTTGTAGATACAAGTGAATCAGTCATCCATGCCCCAAAGCGGGTTCCAGAGGTCTTTATTGTAACAGGCCCATTGATTTTCATTAACTTTCCACATGCTGTTAATAAAGAAATGGCGCAGTCAAATGAAAGTGCTGGACTTGATTAAGTGTTTGAGAGTGAGAGTGGAGAGTGTGTACTTGTTTGGACCATCTTGGACTTGCTGTGACATTTCCTATGAGTGTCAATTTTGTATACAGTGTATtaaccaatttgaaataaaaagacCTTGCAGAAGAAAGGTGTAACAAATATGGTATGATATGCTACCACTGAATTGTCTTTCCTTTATGTCTTTATGCATGCGTTCTTATTATCCGAAGATTAAATCTTGCCGGGAAACATGAGTGGACTCATGAATGACCTGAAGACATTAAagcagaaataatgggtgctgtTACTGAAGATCTGAATGTCACAAATAATTTTATTGGTGGGTTATTGAGAAAGCTATTTGGATCCCCTTTTAATAgccacatttacatttttagagTGAAACGTTTCGCTCTCTGTAAAAGGAAGTTGTTGGGCTTGTTGGTGATCTACTACATTGCTCTCTTTTAcgaagatcccaaatagcaggtGCACAATTGCATGTGTACTCAGTCTAACTGATTGTGTTAGCTTTTGTAATGTATGTGTAATAAAACTGGAATAGTGTATGTAGTTCACTCACTTAATTTACCCATACAACTGCGGAGCCTGTTATCCAGTCGCAGAAGCCGCTGATAGAGCTCATCATAGTCATAGACTCCAAGTTCCTCCTGGATGCTTGTTAACACTGTTGATAGATTCCTGATCTCCTCCTTGAAGTGGGAAACGAGTGCAGCATCCATCTTGTACTGCTCCAACACAGGGATCAATGGCTTCAGC
The genomic region above belongs to Phycodurus eques isolate BA_2022a chromosome 21, UOR_Pequ_1.1, whole genome shotgun sequence and contains:
- the olfm3a gene encoding noelin-3a — translated: MKEEYSSELSGCTQAVSMRLLLSILYSFLSLTIFGLYPTMTIGPKEGWQVYSSAQDADGRCICTVVAPELNLCSRDAKTRQLRHLLEKVQNMSQSIEMLNLRTQRDFQYVMKMENQMKGLRTKFRQIEDDRKSVMARNLQLYHIHSFELQDKMEQLKPLIPVLEQYKMDAALVSHFKEEIRNLSTVLTSIQEELGVYDYDELYQRLLRLDNRLRSCMGKLTCGKLMKINGPVTIKTSGTRFGAWMTDSLVSTRYNRVWYMDGYTNSKLVREFKTMEDFTAGVVARTYSLPFKWEGTNHIVYNGSLYYNKYQSNIIVKYSFETGTVLAQRALEFAGFHNMYPYTWGGYSDIDVMADELGMWVAYATNQNAGNVVISQIDPDTLQVLNTWTTEYSKRNAGESFMICGTLYITNSHLSGAKVYYAYSTKTSTYEYIDIPFLNQYFHISMLDYNARERVLYAWNNGHQVIFNITLFHVIDTDDGAKK